A DNA window from Turicibacter sp. TJ11 contains the following coding sequences:
- a CDS encoding MATE family efflux transporter: MFKNDELNQIAFPLMLSNVLSLVIGLCDQAMIGHLSISSFAAVGIVASFINSITGVLGAISISFNILAARAYRKSLLFKAYIQSQVVLSFIIGVISYVAIGFSKEFIFHELYQLKGQVLIDALSYAKIFSLSIGLNLLLFTVSTYLKITNQTNYILVGNVVAAISNVILDFIFIYGLNFGMIGNAVGSILALCFNLIIYLFFLRSKWCWQPVIIKLRLMKKCMFHSFSFMVQEFLESTILVLVLNILIARIGLLEVSVFNLVNLLLEISWMPMYAYSQAILTIVSKQPKRLKRIRKEALIRSLKLYGVIASILIFNKGVIFNLLTNQQLLMNECRLLLPYVFLLYIFRQPLMMNQTCLQILGEQRWVLKTTVVCYLVGYFIVFLFIKWNPSLWIIYVGIGIIYLALTYLMKFKLKIK, translated from the coding sequence ATGTTTAAAAATGATGAATTAAATCAAATAGCATTTCCATTAATGTTAAGTAATGTTTTATCTTTAGTAATTGGTCTTTGTGATCAAGCGATGATTGGACATTTATCAATCAGTAGTTTTGCAGCTGTTGGAATCGTAGCTAGTTTTATTAATAGTATAACAGGTGTTTTAGGAGCTATTTCAATTAGCTTTAATATTTTAGCTGCTAGAGCTTATCGAAAATCCTTATTATTTAAAGCGTATATTCAATCTCAAGTGGTGTTAAGTTTTATCATAGGCGTTATCAGTTATGTAGCAATAGGGTTTAGTAAAGAGTTTATTTTTCATGAGTTATATCAATTAAAAGGGCAGGTGCTGATTGATGCCTTATCTTATGCTAAGATTTTTAGTCTCTCGATTGGACTAAACTTGTTATTGTTCACAGTTTCAACCTATTTAAAAATTACGAATCAAACGAACTATATTTTAGTTGGTAATGTCGTAGCGGCTATCAGCAATGTCATTTTAGATTTCATTTTCATTTATGGACTTAATTTCGGAATGATAGGAAATGCCGTAGGTTCCATTCTAGCTTTGTGTTTCAACCTTATAATCTATCTTTTTTTCCTACGATCAAAATGGTGTTGGCAGCCTGTTATTATTAAGTTACGATTGATGAAAAAATGTATGTTTCATTCTTTTTCATTTATGGTTCAGGAATTTTTAGAAAGTACCATTTTAGTTTTAGTGTTAAATATATTAATTGCTCGTATTGGATTACTTGAAGTATCTGTGTTTAACTTAGTAAATCTTTTGTTAGAAATCTCATGGATGCCGATGTATGCTTATTCCCAAGCCATTTTAACCATAGTGAGCAAACAGCCTAAAAGACTTAAACGTATTAGAAAAGAAGCATTGATAAGATCGTTAAAATTGTACGGAGTAATCGCTAGTATTCTGATTTTCAATAAGGGAGTCATTTTTAATCTTTTAACTAATCAACAGCTATTAATGAATGAATGTCGTCTGCTATTACCCTATGTCTTTTTATTATATATCTTTCGTCAGCCATTGATGATGAACCAGACTTGTTTACAAATTTTAGGTGAGCAGCGTTGGGTTTTAAAAACGACGGTTGTTTGTTATTTAGTTGGTTATTTTATTGTTTTTCTATTCATTAAGTGGAATCCATCGCTGTGGATTATTTATGTTGGGATTGGGATCATTTATTTGGCTTTAACGTACTTAATGAAATTTAAGTTAAAAATAAAATAA
- a CDS encoding EAL domain-containing protein has product MIKGHRSIKQNSITFIIFIIVMIGLTGMMIENFLEQNIINRSRDESLEVSSHMAKAISDQLNVSVKELEFLANVIADSLSEESTLALNIWNDEIKSDFFDELYLAKPNGVVYSSEGIERNFENRGFFKLALEGEVSISNPTISEFDGERVIMYTVPIKKNGQVIGALSGRNTVDELNKVVLSKIYGFGTDVYIVGDNGEVIISNNLDNSLLVSSFNDYYINLNRSKDVQLPYILSTNHSQSIEWTNKYNHRTYINYQKIDSISDWYVLTTANPDRLAQKIHNTEKVTLLVVMMIWTAVISFHFYVTKMKKDSLEYIERLAFNDSLTGLFNNDGFVKEIKSVLKRSPYRYYSLVAFDIESFKLVNEIYGYSKGDRLLIEIAQQLKSEFHSSTIFGRLGNDVFTLMLAKRIQYDEDNISSRIERVVRSVSENIIEMTLNVNIGFYDFKTQEENIQLAVDHADMARVHAKTLPDNYYVFNQDVVENEKKLKEIEQAIKSSLEQGHFQVYYQPKVNPITEKIAGAEALVRWFHPERGFISPADFIPISEKSGDIVDIGRWVFNEVCLMLADQKQKGLKSVPISINLSPVEFYQSDLIVFLASTISKYQVDPSLIEIEITETAALNDITLINEKIASIHDLGMKVSMDDFGTGSSTFSNLKHVDIDVLKIDRSFLCDIETNFKSKEMVHGIIELAKRIGISVVCEGVEVQEQVEILKEMKCDFIQGYVYSKPLPRPQFEEWI; this is encoded by the coding sequence GTGATTAAGGGGCATAGGTCAATCAAACAAAATTCAATTACTTTCATTATTTTTATTATTGTCATGATTGGATTAACTGGAATGATGATTGAAAATTTTCTTGAACAAAACATTATTAATCGTTCTCGAGATGAAAGTTTAGAAGTTTCAAGTCATATGGCAAAGGCGATTAGTGACCAGTTAAATGTTAGTGTCAAGGAGCTAGAGTTTTTAGCGAATGTTATTGCTGATAGTTTGTCAGAAGAATCAACGTTAGCGTTAAATATATGGAATGACGAGATTAAATCAGATTTTTTTGATGAGTTATATTTAGCCAAACCAAATGGAGTCGTTTATTCATCTGAAGGAATAGAGAGAAATTTTGAAAATAGAGGATTTTTTAAATTAGCTCTAGAGGGAGAAGTCAGCATCTCCAATCCAACGATCAGTGAGTTTGATGGTGAACGCGTCATTATGTATACAGTACCGATTAAAAAGAACGGTCAAGTCATCGGTGCGTTAAGCGGAAGAAATACAGTAGATGAGTTAAATAAAGTTGTATTAAGTAAAATCTATGGCTTCGGAACGGATGTTTACATTGTTGGAGATAATGGAGAAGTTATTATTTCAAACAACTTAGATAATTCACTTTTAGTGAGCTCGTTCAATGATTATTATATTAATTTAAACCGATCAAAGGATGTTCAGTTACCGTATATTCTTTCAACCAATCATAGTCAAAGTATTGAATGGACTAATAAATATAACCACCGAACTTATATTAATTATCAAAAAATCGATAGTATTAGTGATTGGTATGTTTTAACGACAGCGAATCCTGATCGTCTTGCTCAAAAGATTCATAATACGGAAAAAGTGACGTTATTAGTTGTTATGATGATATGGACAGCAGTTATCTCTTTCCACTTTTATGTGACTAAGATGAAAAAAGATAGTTTAGAATACATTGAACGATTAGCTTTTAATGATTCTTTGACGGGATTATTTAATAATGATGGATTTGTTAAAGAGATAAAATCTGTGCTAAAACGCTCGCCATATCGTTACTATTCACTAGTAGCTTTTGATATTGAAAGTTTTAAATTAGTTAATGAAATTTATGGTTATAGTAAAGGTGATCGACTGTTAATAGAAATTGCTCAACAGTTAAAATCAGAATTTCATTCATCAACAATTTTTGGAAGATTAGGAAATGATGTTTTTACCTTAATGCTTGCTAAACGAATTCAATATGATGAGGACAATATTTCTTCTCGAATTGAGCGAGTGGTTCGTTCAGTTAGTGAGAATATTATTGAGATGACATTAAATGTAAACATCGGGTTTTATGATTTTAAAACGCAAGAAGAAAATATTCAGCTTGCCGTTGATCATGCAGATATGGCACGTGTTCATGCAAAAACACTACCAGATAACTATTATGTATTTAATCAGGATGTAGTTGAAAATGAAAAAAAATTAAAAGAAATTGAACAAGCAATCAAATCATCATTAGAACAAGGACATTTTCAAGTATACTATCAGCCTAAAGTAAATCCGATAACTGAAAAAATCGCAGGAGCTGAAGCGCTAGTTCGCTGGTTCCATCCTGAACGAGGATTCATTAGTCCGGCAGATTTTATTCCAATTTCAGAGAAATCAGGCGATATTGTTGATATAGGACGCTGGGTTTTTAATGAGGTTTGTTTAATGTTGGCTGATCAAAAACAAAAGGGACTCAAAAGCGTTCCTATCTCGATTAACTTATCACCAGTGGAGTTTTATCAGTCTGATTTAATTGTTTTCTTAGCGTCAACGATTTCAAAATATCAAGTTGATCCGAGCTTAATTGAAATTGAAATTACTGAAACCGCTGCTTTAAACGATATTACTTTAATTAATGAAAAGATTGCATCTATTCATGATTTAGGGATGAAAGTATCAATGGATGACTTTGGAACAGGTAGTTCGACGTTTAGTAATTTAAAACATGTAGATATCGATGTTTTAAAAATCGATCGTTCATTTTTATGTGATATTGAAACAAACTTTAAAAGTAAAGAAATGGTTCATGGAATCATTGAATTAGCGAAACGAATTGGGATTTCAGTTGTTTGCGAAGGAGTAGAAGTTCAAGAACAAGTGGAGATCTTAAAAGAAATGAAATGTGATTTCATTCAAGGGTATGTGTATTCAAAACCACTACCCAGACCTCAATTTGAAGAGTGGATTTAA
- a CDS encoding metal-sensing transcriptional repressor → MNEERKKSLQTLKTAKGQIEGIMKMIEDDRYCMDISNQILSSQALLKRANLLILKQHLDHCVTQACLNGGSEEKINEIMVILEKAMSK, encoded by the coding sequence ATGAACGAAGAACGAAAAAAGTCATTACAAACTTTGAAAACGGCTAAAGGTCAAATTGAAGGGATTATGAAAATGATAGAAGATGATCGCTATTGTATGGATATCTCCAATCAAATTCTATCGTCACAAGCATTATTAAAGCGTGCCAATTTATTAATTTTAAAGCAACATTTAGATCATTGTGTCACTCAAGCTTGTTTAAATGGCGGAAGTGAAGAAAAAATTAATGAAATTATGGTTATTTTAGAAAAAGCAATGAGTAAATAG
- a CDS encoding heavy metal translocating P-type ATPase produces MKKISLKIEGMSCSACANRIERIVNKLDGVEKGVVNFATETLSLEYHEEIMQLDEVKSAIEKAGFKVKKNIKDYTFKVEGMSCSACANRIEKVTKKLEGVQFASVNFATEKLTIKIDADLVSYGQIKSVVEKAGFQLISETDIKQVQEKKWGEDVKLLVRFIISLMFAIPLLIVSMGHMVGMPLPHFIDPMMNPLNFAITQLILTIPVVVTGYKFYYVGIKNLIQLSPNMDSLIAIGTLTAFCYSLFGIYKINEGDASYAMHLYFESAAVILTLITLGKYLEAVSKGKTSQAIKALMGLAPKTARIERNGVELEVPIEEVAVGDIVLVRPGEKLPVDGEVIEGSTAIDESMLTGESLPVEKTVGDVVIGASLNKTGFIKYKATKVGRDTVLSQIVKLVEDAQGSKAPIAKMADIISAYFVPIVIGLAFLSAIAWLLAAQSGVFALSIFISVLVIACPCALGLATPTAIMVGTGKGAEYGVLIKGGEALETTHKLTTIIFDKTGTITEGKPKVTDIITTSLTKEQLLYYAASAEKGSEHPLGEAIVKEALDRGYSLGDLESFRAVTGHGIEVVIEGKQVLIGNKKLMIENTIDVTPLSEVSDQLAYDGKTPMYIAIDHQLAGIIAVADTVKESSRQAIEKLHEMGIKVAMITGDNQKTADAIARQVGIDLVLAEVLPIDKAKEVKKLQALGEKVGMVGDGINDAPALASADIGIAIGSGTDVAIESADIVLMKSDLMDVLTAIKLSRATIKNIKENLFWAFAYNVLGIPVAMGILHVFGGPLLNPMIAAAAMSLSSVSVLLNALRLTRFKG; encoded by the coding sequence ATGAAGAAAATATCACTTAAAATTGAAGGTATGAGTTGTTCAGCTTGTGCCAATCGAATTGAACGAATCGTTAATAAGTTAGATGGTGTTGAAAAAGGTGTGGTTAACTTTGCCACTGAAACATTATCACTTGAGTATCATGAAGAAATCATGCAGTTAGATGAAGTAAAATCAGCGATTGAAAAAGCTGGATTTAAAGTCAAAAAAAATATAAAAGATTATACGTTTAAAGTTGAAGGAATGAGTTGTTCAGCTTGTGCGAATCGAATTGAAAAGGTTACAAAAAAACTTGAAGGCGTACAATTTGCATCTGTTAACTTTGCGACAGAAAAACTAACAATAAAAATCGATGCTGATTTAGTAAGTTATGGACAGATTAAGTCAGTTGTTGAAAAGGCTGGATTTCAGTTAATCTCTGAAACTGATATAAAACAAGTGCAAGAGAAAAAATGGGGTGAAGACGTAAAATTATTAGTTCGTTTTATTATTTCCTTAATGTTTGCGATCCCATTATTAATTGTCTCTATGGGACATATGGTTGGAATGCCACTTCCTCACTTCATTGATCCAATGATGAATCCATTAAATTTTGCTATTACTCAGCTGATTTTAACGATCCCAGTTGTTGTGACAGGCTATAAATTTTATTACGTTGGAATCAAAAACTTAATTCAATTAAGTCCTAATATGGATTCGTTAATTGCCATTGGAACGTTAACAGCCTTTTGTTATAGTTTATTTGGAATTTATAAAATAAACGAAGGTGATGCTAGTTATGCGATGCACTTATACTTTGAATCAGCCGCTGTTATTTTAACTTTAATTACGTTAGGTAAATACTTAGAGGCTGTCTCAAAAGGTAAAACGTCACAGGCTATTAAAGCCTTGATGGGCTTAGCACCTAAAACAGCTAGGATTGAACGTAACGGTGTAGAATTAGAGGTTCCCATTGAAGAAGTAGCAGTAGGCGACATTGTCTTAGTTAGACCGGGTGAAAAATTACCGGTAGATGGTGAAGTGATTGAAGGAAGTACAGCTATTGATGAGTCCATGTTAACAGGAGAGAGTCTTCCGGTTGAAAAGACTGTAGGGGATGTAGTGATTGGAGCAAGTTTGAATAAGACTGGATTTATAAAATATAAGGCAACAAAAGTAGGACGCGACACAGTACTTTCACAGATTGTAAAATTAGTAGAAGATGCGCAAGGTTCGAAAGCGCCAATCGCCAAAATGGCAGATATTATATCAGCTTACTTTGTACCTATTGTCATTGGATTAGCGTTCTTATCAGCCATAGCTTGGTTACTTGCCGCACAATCAGGTGTGTTTGCTTTATCTATCTTCATTTCAGTTTTAGTAATTGCTTGTCCTTGTGCTTTAGGTTTAGCCACTCCAACAGCGATTATGGTTGGAACAGGAAAAGGTGCTGAATATGGCGTTTTAATTAAAGGTGGAGAAGCGTTAGAAACAACGCATAAACTAACGACTATTATATTTGATAAAACAGGAACCATTACAGAAGGTAAACCAAAAGTAACAGATATTATTACAACTTCACTAACAAAGGAACAATTGCTTTATTATGCAGCTAGTGCTGAAAAAGGGTCTGAACATCCGTTAGGAGAAGCCATTGTTAAAGAAGCACTTGATCGAGGTTATTCATTAGGTGATTTAGAATCATTCCGTGCAGTAACTGGTCATGGAATTGAAGTTGTGATCGAAGGAAAACAAGTTTTAATTGGTAATAAAAAACTAATGATTGAAAACACTATTGATGTAACACCGTTAAGTGAAGTGTCAGATCAGTTAGCTTATGATGGAAAAACACCGATGTATATAGCGATTGATCATCAACTTGCAGGAATCATTGCAGTTGCAGATACGGTTAAAGAGAGTAGCAGACAAGCCATTGAAAAATTACATGAGATGGGAATTAAAGTGGCGATGATCACAGGTGATAATCAAAAGACAGCAGATGCAATTGCTCGTCAGGTTGGAATCGATTTAGTGTTAGCTGAAGTATTGCCAATTGATAAAGCGAAAGAAGTGAAAAAACTTCAGGCTTTAGGTGAAAAAGTAGGAATGGTTGGCGATGGAATCAATGATGCACCTGCATTAGCTAGTGCCGACATTGGAATCGCAATCGGTAGCGGAACAGATGTTGCCATTGAATCAGCAGATATTGTTTTAATGAAGAGCGATTTAATGGATGTTTTAACTGCTATTAAATTAAGTCGTGCAACGATTAAAAATATTAAAGAAAATTTATTCTGGGCATTTGCTTATAACGTTCTTGGAATTCCAGTTGCGATGGGTATTTTACATGTATTTGGTGGACCATTGCTAAATCCAATGATCGCAGCAGCAGCGATGAGCTTAAGCTCAGTGTCTGTATTATTAAATGCCCTTCGTTTAACACGTTTTAAAGGTTAA
- a CDS encoding heavy-metal-associated domain-containing protein yields the protein MKKKVQLEGMKCSNCVEHVKKVLGDLNDTTDIQVDLGSQLVLLETTVSDELIKQTIDDAGFSVLGID from the coding sequence ATGAAAAAGAAAGTTCAATTAGAGGGAATGAAATGTTCAAATTGTGTAGAGCATGTGAAGAAAGTATTAGGTGATTTAAATGACACAACCGATATTCAAGTTGATTTAGGAAGTCAATTAGTTTTATTAGAAACAACGGTTAGTGATGAATTAATTAAACAAACGATTGATGATGCAGGATTTTCAGTTTTAGGAATTGATTAA
- a CDS encoding DUF5658 family protein, protein MINFMKQYQLPNLKLKLILLYLLNLTDIIFTVFLLKTGVIIEANPLMAIILKSELYTFFIKGILPALLFLYLYMRLKTASLHMVRLTNYCLLALLCFYLSINLLHLIWFICLPLFL, encoded by the coding sequence ATGATCAATTTTATGAAGCAATATCAACTTCCCAACTTAAAATTAAAACTCATTCTTCTTTATCTTCTAAACTTAACAGATATTATCTTCACTGTGTTCCTTTTAAAAACAGGAGTGATTATAGAAGCTAATCCTTTAATGGCTATTATCTTAAAAAGTGAGTTATATACATTTTTCATCAAAGGAATTTTACCTGCACTTCTTTTTCTTTATCTCTATATGCGATTAAAAACAGCTAGTCTCCACATGGTACGCCTAACAAATTACTGTTTACTTGCCTTACTTTGCTTTTATTTAAGTATTAATCTATTGCATTTAATTTGGTTTATTTGCTTACCTTTATTTTTATAA
- a CDS encoding sugar O-acetyltransferase — MTEKEKMLAGELYMASDKELFEEHLRAQKILREFNQSEDDLNRSEILKPLFGKTGKNFCIKPTFRCDYGYNIHVGENFFANYDCVILDVCKVTIGDNCMLAPRVCIYTATHPLDAPTRISGLEYGKEVKIGDNVWIGGSAVIVPGVTIGNNVVVAAGSVVVKDVPDNVVVGGNPAKIIKYL; from the coding sequence ATGACAGAAAAAGAAAAGATGTTAGCTGGAGAGCTATATATGGCTTCAGATAAGGAGCTTTTTGAAGAACATTTGAGAGCACAAAAAATTTTACGAGAGTTTAATCAGTCAGAGGATGATTTAAATCGTAGCGAGATTTTAAAACCCTTATTCGGAAAAACGGGAAAGAACTTTTGTATTAAGCCGACATTTCGCTGTGATTATGGCTATAACATTCATGTAGGAGAAAATTTCTTTGCTAATTACGACTGTGTTATTTTAGATGTTTGTAAAGTAACCATTGGGGATAACTGTATGTTAGCACCGCGTGTTTGTATTTATACAGCCACACATCCATTAGATGCACCGACTCGAATTTCAGGCTTAGAGTATGGAAAAGAAGTTAAAATTGGAGATAATGTATGGATTGGTGGAAGTGCAGTCATTGTTCCTGGGGTGACGATTGGAAATAACGTTGTTGTTGCCGCAGGGTCAGTTGTTGTAAAGGATGTGCCTGATAATGTTGTAGTAGGAGGAAATCCAGCTAAAATTATTAAGTATTTATAA
- a CDS encoding HD domain-containing protein — protein MMERFKKQLNFLIEIDQVKNILRMTSIADGSRRENDAEHSWSLAMMAVLFAEYVDDQIDLLKVIKMVLIHDLVEIHAGDTFCFDEAGMQDKEAREQASADKIFGLLEHDQGQELRQLWEEFESCETLEAEYAAMLDRLQPLIMNYINEGGTWAQHQISVEQVYKRNQITLEKGPQVFKDFIHEVIEECVAKGYIK, from the coding sequence ATGATGGAACGTTTTAAAAAGCAGTTAAATTTCTTAATTGAAATTGATCAAGTAAAAAATATTTTACGTATGACTTCAATTGCAGATGGATCACGTCGTGAAAATGATGCAGAACATTCATGGAGTTTAGCCATGATGGCTGTCTTGTTTGCTGAATATGTAGACGATCAGATTGATTTATTAAAAGTCATTAAAATGGTATTAATTCATGACTTAGTAGAGATTCATGCAGGAGATACATTTTGTTTTGATGAAGCGGGAATGCAAGATAAGGAAGCTCGTGAACAAGCATCCGCAGATAAGATTTTCGGTTTATTAGAACACGATCAAGGTCAAGAATTACGTCAATTATGGGAAGAGTTTGAATCTTGTGAAACACTAGAGGCAGAGTATGCGGCAATGCTTGATCGATTACAGCCACTCATTATGAATTATATTAATGAAGGTGGGACTTGGGCACAGCACCAGATTTCAGTTGAACAAGTATATAAAAGAAATCAAATTACTTTAGAAAAGGGACCTCAAGTGTTTAAAGACTTTATTCATGAAGTTATTGAGGAATGTGTGGCTAAAGGTTATATTAAATAA
- a CDS encoding threonine/serine exporter family protein: MAILLSCLYSFIATIGFCIMFNIRGKMVFFASLGGALGWIAYELSAFFGNDLSQYFVATVVIALYAEIMARLHKVPVTVYLIAALIPLVPGSGIYYTMEHFIEGNIDEFLATFVHTIAIAGCLAFGILLVSSLVRLTNRMKLDKHRKKVAR, from the coding sequence ATGGCTATCTTACTCTCTTGTTTATATTCATTCATTGCCACGATTGGATTTTGTATTATGTTTAATATTCGTGGAAAAATGGTCTTTTTCGCTTCACTCGGAGGGGCACTAGGATGGATCGCCTATGAACTATCAGCTTTTTTCGGAAATGATTTGAGTCAATATTTTGTTGCCACAGTTGTGATTGCTTTATATGCTGAAATCATGGCAAGATTACATAAAGTTCCCGTCACTGTTTACTTAATTGCTGCTCTAATTCCTCTTGTACCCGGTAGCGGGATTTATTACACGATGGAGCATTTTATTGAAGGAAATATTGATGAATTTTTAGCTACCTTTGTTCATACAATTGCAATCGCTGGTTGCCTTGCGTTTGGAATCTTACTCGTCTCTTCACTCGTTCGTTTAACGAATCGTATGAAATTAGATAAACATAGAAAAAAAGTCGCTCGTTAA
- a CDS encoding threonine/serine exporter family protein produces MDFNKLLNISTQLGKMLLESGAEIYRVEESIQRMALAYGVKEVDVYAVPTTIITTITTPDNVNLTKAKRIHVRSTNFDKVERLNHLCRQICQTTPELKLVSEELDAIASRPVYSFKIQLLAYALTSSTFTLFFGGNLADAFCAMLIGPLIKIVSYYLERFGTNPFFVTILCSIISAFLATVACDLEIAQHVDKMIIGMVMNLVPGVAITNSVRDVIAGDFIAGQTKMTEALLTATSIALGTGIALSLSAYF; encoded by the coding sequence ATGGACTTTAATAAATTACTAAATATCAGTACACAACTTGGAAAAATGCTTCTTGAAAGTGGTGCTGAAATATACCGCGTAGAAGAATCGATCCAACGCATGGCACTAGCCTATGGTGTAAAGGAAGTAGACGTCTACGCTGTTCCAACAACTATTATCACAACAATAACAACGCCTGATAACGTTAATTTAACTAAAGCAAAACGGATTCATGTTCGATCGACTAATTTTGATAAAGTTGAACGTTTAAATCATCTTTGTCGACAAATTTGTCAAACGACACCTGAACTAAAGCTAGTCAGTGAGGAACTAGACGCCATCGCATCACGTCCCGTTTATAGTTTTAAAATTCAACTACTCGCTTATGCCTTAACATCATCGACATTTACTTTATTCTTTGGTGGTAATTTGGCAGATGCTTTTTGTGCGATGCTGATTGGTCCTTTAATTAAAATCGTCTCTTATTATTTAGAACGATTTGGAACTAATCCTTTTTTCGTCACTATCTTATGTAGTATAATAAGCGCCTTTTTAGCAACCGTTGCCTGTGATTTGGAGATTGCACAACATGTTGATAAGATGATTATTGGAATGGTGATGAATTTAGTTCCTGGTGTTGCTATTACTAACTCTGTTCGTGATGTCATTGCTGGAGACTTCATTGCCGGACAAACAAAAATGACAGAGGCCTTGTTAACAGCTACATCCATTGCACTTGGTACAGGGATCGCACTCTCATTATCGGCATATTTTTAG
- a CDS encoding cold-shock protein: MTTGTVKWFNSEKGFGFITVEGGNDVFAHFSAIQGEGFKTLEEGQKVSFEIVEGDRGPQAANIVKL; encoded by the coding sequence ATGACTACAGGTACAGTAAAATGGTTTAACTCAGAAAAAGGTTTCGGATTCATCACTGTTGAAGGTGGAAACGACGTATTCGCTCACTTCTCAGCAATCCAAGGAGAAGGATTCAAAACTTTAGAAGAAGGTCAAAAAGTTTCTTTCGAAATCGTTGAAGGTGACCGTGGACCTCAAGCAGCTAACATCGTTAAATTATAA
- a CDS encoding nucleoside deaminase, with the protein MNKWMRLCIEEAIEGVHQEDGGPFGAVILKDHELIAQAHNTVLKSHDPTAHAEINAIRQASQKLQRFDLSDCILITSAEPCPMCLSAIMWAGIRQVYYGCTVHDAKEIGFADEFIYTYIQNRSIENAPIQLEELLRDEALQAFKVWEGKKDKTPY; encoded by the coding sequence ATGAATAAATGGATGCGATTATGTATTGAAGAAGCAATTGAGGGGGTTCATCAAGAGGATGGAGGTCCTTTTGGAGCAGTCATTTTAAAAGATCATGAGCTGATTGCTCAAGCACATAATACGGTATTAAAAAGTCATGATCCGACAGCTCATGCTGAGATAAATGCTATTCGTCAAGCATCACAAAAGTTACAACGATTTGATTTAAGTGATTGTATTTTAATCACGTCTGCAGAGCCGTGTCCGATGTGTTTATCCGCCATTATGTGGGCAGGAATACGTCAAGTTTATTATGGATGCACGGTTCATGATGCAAAAGAGATAGGGTTTGCCGATGAATTTATTTATACATATATTCAAAATCGTTCAATAGAAAACGCTCCTATTCAGTTAGAGGAGTTACTAAGGGATGAAGCCTTACAGGCGTTTAAAGTATGGGAGGGAAAGAAGGATAAAACTCCATACTAG
- a CDS encoding TIM barrel protein: MKHISYGMPQLIELDQIEESVQLCSELGLDFIELNCNLPACQPEIMNVQYLNLLKSKYNVSYILRLPENLDLGHFNRHIREAHLRVIEEAIGVADRLGCKILNIHMNPGPELSFSDDEDCLYEKYERLYLENLMSSMELIDIWLGGTGVLIGIENTGMFNRSYIQAAVKELLKSGRFCLTWSENQKSNLLDDDYEFLLKHQSEIKYIHLPNQDDEKRQSVTFQEGIKEKLQIAQKNQASVLIQAQTKESLKQSVARIKEWHIFK; encoded by the coding sequence ATGAAGCACATTAGTTATGGAATGCCCCAGCTCATTGAGTTAGATCAGATTGAAGAAAGCGTTCAACTTTGTTCAGAACTAGGCCTAGACTTTATCGAGTTAAATTGTAATTTACCAGCGTGTCAACCTGAAATAATGAACGTTCAATACTTGAATTTATTAAAGTCAAAATATAATGTTTCTTATATACTTCGTCTACCAGAAAATCTTGACTTAGGTCATTTTAATCGCCATATTCGTGAGGCTCATTTAAGAGTCATCGAAGAAGCCATTGGTGTTGCTGATCGACTGGGCTGTAAGATTTTAAACATTCATATGAATCCGGGCCCTGAATTATCATTTTCAGACGATGAAGATTGCCTATACGAAAAATATGAACGACTATATTTAGAAAATTTAATGTCTAGTATGGAATTAATCGATATTTGGTTAGGTGGAACAGGCGTTTTAATAGGAATTGAAAATACAGGAATGTTTAATCGATCTTATATTCAAGCTGCTGTTAAGGAATTATTAAAGAGTGGTCGCTTTTGTCTGACTTGGAGTGAAAATCAAAAATCTAATTTATTAGACGATGATTATGAATTTTTATTAAAGCATCAATCAGAAATTAAGTATATTCATCTCCCTAATCAAGATGATGAAAAAAGACAATCAGTTACTTTTCAAGAGGGAATTAAAGAAAAGTTACAAATAGCCCAAAAAAATCAAGCAAGTGTATTAATCCAGGCTCAAACTAAGGAATCATTAAAACAATCAGTGGCTCGAATTAAAGAATGGCATATCTTTAAATAA